A genomic window from Silene latifolia isolate original U9 population chromosome 11, ASM4854445v1, whole genome shotgun sequence includes:
- the LOC141610687 gene encoding putative protease Do-like 14 isoform X2, whose product MSYCPENPRSVRYRLSKGEIKRRGELVFWGSGIIYESHRDDDDDDETTLNYFTSIIICPAILFVRSNGLDPSDIQVDVCLWDGKVCQGRVIACDFHYNLAAIRIQTPCQLPTATLRNLDDVVPLNTPMQQEQLQQQHRPPLRAHSTKFNISPETPLITISRSLRPLNAHSVGSGVFSTLGWNKELDYSELYWVKDNNHPEDKGGAVINYLGEVIGLMFYKSSFLPINLVSTWWRNFKSCRQYHRPCIGMKFVNLHATRTKSTNFLRKFLAVFPDVTGGVVVTKAAKDSEAYASGIRCNDVIVKCDGKLVRSSLELFEIVWNKVGIEYVELEVLRASNGETLELTLKVEQTPPDKFYQWKKTHWDIIKPGHTAK is encoded by the exons ATGTCTTATTGCCCGGAAAACCCCCGATCAGTGAGGTACAGATTGAGCAAAGGTGAAATCAAAAGGCGAGGTGAACTTGTATTTTGGGGTTCTGGTATTATATATGAATCTCAccgagatgatgatgatgatgatgaaacgACACTTAATTATTTTACTAGTATCATTATTTGTCCCGCTATACTCTTCGTTCGTAGTAATGGTCTCGACCCTAGTGATATTCAG GTTGATGTGTGTCTATGGGATGGTAAGGTATGTCAAGGTCGAGTTATAGCTTGTGATTTCCACTACAACCTTGCTGCCATTCGGATTCAAACCCCCTGCCAATTGCCAACTGCCACTCTTAGGAATTTGGACGATGTTGTTCCGTTAAATACCCCCATGCAGCAGGAGCAGCTGCAGCAGCAACACCGACCTCCATTACGTGCTCATTCTACGAAATTTAACATTTCACCTGAGACTCCCTTAATCACCATTTCCCGCTCTTTGAGACCCCTTAATGCTCATTCTGTTGGTTCCGGtgttttcag TACACTTGGGTGGAACAAAGAATTGGATTACAGCGAGCTTTATTGGGTCAAGGACAACAACCATCCA GAGGATAAAGGAGGAGCTGTCATCAACTATCTAGGAGAAGTTATTGGACTCATGTTCTATAAGTCTTCTTTCTTACCGATTAACTTAGTTTCAACTTGGTGGAGAAATTTTAAAAGTTGCCG GCAATATCATCGGCCTTGCATTGGTATGAAATTTGTCAATCTTCATGCCACTCGTACTAAATCTACTAattttttgagaaagtttttggCTGTGTTCCCCGATGTCACTGGAGGTGTTGTTGTCACAAAG GCTGCAAAGGATTCAGAAGCGTATGCTTCCGGTATACGCTGTAACGATGTCATAGTAAAATGTGATGGCAAATTAGTCCGCAGTTCGTTGGAG TTATTTGAGATAGTATGGAACAAAGTTGGAATAGAATATGTTGAGCTTGAGGTTTTGAGAGCGAGCAACGGTGAAACTCTGGAGCTAACTCTGAAGGTCGAACAGACTCCCCCAGATAAATTCTATCA GTGGAAGAAAACTCACTGGGATATAATAAAGCCTGGGCATACAGCTaaatga
- the LOC141610687 gene encoding putative protease Do-like 14 isoform X1 translates to MTSNIQTRRLKGWGIKRILAKEDGVVDVKKLDVKKMDCSLKFAAAKAFPSVVGIVSRHLPYEMSYCPENPRSVRYRLSKGEIKRRGELVFWGSGIIYESHRDDDDDDETTLNYFTSIIICPAILFVRSNGLDPSDIQVDVCLWDGKVCQGRVIACDFHYNLAAIRIQTPCQLPTATLRNLDDVVPLNTPMQQEQLQQQHRPPLRAHSTKFNISPETPLITISRSLRPLNAHSVGSGVFSTLGWNKELDYSELYWVKDNNHPEDKGGAVINYLGEVIGLMFYKSSFLPINLVSTWWRNFKSCRQYHRPCIGMKFVNLHATRTKSTNFLRKFLAVFPDVTGGVVVTKAAKDSEAYASGIRCNDVIVKCDGKLVRSSLELFEIVWNKVGIEYVELEVLRASNGETLELTLKVEQTPPDKFYQWKKTHWDIIKPGHTAK, encoded by the exons ATGACAAGCAACATACAAACCAGGAGGTTGAAGGGGTGGGGAATAAAGAGGATTCTTGCTAAAGAAGATGGAGTTGTTGATGTCAAAAAGCTTGATGTCAAAAAGATGGACTGTTCTCTTAAGTTTGCCGCTGCTAAAGCTTTTCCTTCGGTTGTCGGTATCGTTTCTCGTCATCTTCCTT ATGAGATGTCTTATTGCCCGGAAAACCCCCGATCAGTGAGGTACAGATTGAGCAAAGGTGAAATCAAAAGGCGAGGTGAACTTGTATTTTGGGGTTCTGGTATTATATATGAATCTCAccgagatgatgatgatgatgatgaaacgACACTTAATTATTTTACTAGTATCATTATTTGTCCCGCTATACTCTTCGTTCGTAGTAATGGTCTCGACCCTAGTGATATTCAG GTTGATGTGTGTCTATGGGATGGTAAGGTATGTCAAGGTCGAGTTATAGCTTGTGATTTCCACTACAACCTTGCTGCCATTCGGATTCAAACCCCCTGCCAATTGCCAACTGCCACTCTTAGGAATTTGGACGATGTTGTTCCGTTAAATACCCCCATGCAGCAGGAGCAGCTGCAGCAGCAACACCGACCTCCATTACGTGCTCATTCTACGAAATTTAACATTTCACCTGAGACTCCCTTAATCACCATTTCCCGCTCTTTGAGACCCCTTAATGCTCATTCTGTTGGTTCCGGtgttttcag TACACTTGGGTGGAACAAAGAATTGGATTACAGCGAGCTTTATTGGGTCAAGGACAACAACCATCCA GAGGATAAAGGAGGAGCTGTCATCAACTATCTAGGAGAAGTTATTGGACTCATGTTCTATAAGTCTTCTTTCTTACCGATTAACTTAGTTTCAACTTGGTGGAGAAATTTTAAAAGTTGCCG GCAATATCATCGGCCTTGCATTGGTATGAAATTTGTCAATCTTCATGCCACTCGTACTAAATCTACTAattttttgagaaagtttttggCTGTGTTCCCCGATGTCACTGGAGGTGTTGTTGTCACAAAG GCTGCAAAGGATTCAGAAGCGTATGCTTCCGGTATACGCTGTAACGATGTCATAGTAAAATGTGATGGCAAATTAGTCCGCAGTTCGTTGGAG TTATTTGAGATAGTATGGAACAAAGTTGGAATAGAATATGTTGAGCTTGAGGTTTTGAGAGCGAGCAACGGTGAAACTCTGGAGCTAACTCTGAAGGTCGAACAGACTCCCCCAGATAAATTCTATCA GTGGAAGAAAACTCACTGGGATATAATAAAGCCTGGGCATACAGCTaaatga